One genomic region from Thermoleptolyngbya sichuanensis A183 encodes:
- the hrcA gene encoding heat-inducible transcriptional repressor HrcA — MATPVKLNNRQQQVLSATVRQYIVTARPVGSEALVEEFNPRVSSATIRNVMGYLEREGLLYQPHTSAGRVPSDSGYRVYVDQLMIPSEEAARRVDRVLAQQLDAEGWSLEAVLHGAAQILSTLSGYIALVTMPQSTVAQVRHLQLVQIDPGRLMLIVVLDSYKTQSVVVDLPKAPADSAQSPDDPELLERELQVLSNFLNAHLRGRSLGDVASLDWSELGREFEQYANVLRGSLADLERRTQSPVSTQIFISGVAEVLRRHPEFSELHQVQTILHVLEAEQDQLWPLIFEADSEGGDRRVMVRIGSENPLEPMRGCTLISTTYHRGSVPVGSLGMLGPTRMMYENAIALLETTADYLSDTLSQS, encoded by the coding sequence ATGGCTACTCCAGTCAAGCTTAATAATCGCCAGCAGCAGGTACTCAGCGCTACGGTGCGTCAGTATATTGTCACGGCTCGACCCGTTGGCTCTGAGGCGCTGGTGGAAGAATTTAATCCCCGCGTCAGTTCGGCGACGATTCGCAATGTGATGGGCTATCTGGAGCGCGAGGGTCTGCTCTATCAGCCCCACACCTCAGCGGGGCGCGTGCCGTCCGATTCGGGCTATCGGGTGTATGTGGATCAGCTGATGATCCCATCGGAGGAGGCTGCCCGCCGGGTCGATCGCGTGCTGGCGCAACAGCTTGATGCCGAAGGCTGGAGCCTAGAAGCCGTGCTGCATGGCGCAGCGCAGATTCTCTCGACGCTCAGCGGCTATATTGCGCTGGTGACGATGCCCCAAAGCACAGTGGCTCAGGTGCGCCATTTGCAACTGGTGCAGATTGATCCGGGACGGCTGATGCTGATTGTGGTGCTGGATTCTTACAAAACGCAGTCGGTGGTGGTGGATCTGCCCAAAGCGCCTGCCGATTCTGCCCAATCTCCAGATGATCCAGAACTGCTGGAGCGGGAGCTACAGGTTTTGTCGAACTTTTTGAATGCTCATTTAAGGGGGCGATCGCTCGGTGATGTGGCCTCGCTGGACTGGTCAGAATTGGGGCGCGAGTTTGAGCAATATGCCAACGTGCTGCGGGGGTCGCTGGCAGACTTGGAGCGGCGCACCCAGTCGCCCGTGTCTACCCAAATTTTCATCAGCGGTGTAGCTGAGGTGCTGCGGCGACATCCGGAGTTTTCCGAACTACACCAGGTGCAGACGATTTTGCATGTGCTGGAAGCAGAGCAAGACCAGCTCTGGCCGCTGATTTTTGAGGCTGATTCGGAGGGGGGCGATCGCCGCGTGATGGTTCGCATCGGTTCCGAAAACCCGCTAGAACCGATGCGCGGCTGCACGCTGATTTCCACCACCTACCATCGGGGCAGTGTGCCCGTCGGTAGTTTGGGAATGCTGGGCCCGACGCGCATGATGTACGAAAATGCGATCGCCCTGCTGGAAACCACAGCGGACTACCTTTCTGATACGCTGAGTCAGTCCTAG
- a CDS encoding proteasome-type protease — protein sequence MTYCLGIVTQSGFVVAADSRTNAGVDYISTYQKLFDFSEPGQRVILLCTSGNLAITQAVVNMLNRDLKLGECESFHTLPTLYDAACYVGEKIRHIQERERPWLERDKIDFSCNCLLAGQFQGEPPELYLIYRQGNCIQATPETPFLQIGETKYGKPILDRILSYDTSVEDAAKCALLSIDSTMKSNISVGPPIDLVMYRTDSFKVGDRLRLGQDDPYLVEIRKQWEISLRQAFDQMPPIEWMGL from the coding sequence ATGACCTACTGCCTCGGCATTGTCACCCAATCCGGCTTTGTGGTGGCAGCAGATTCGCGTACAAACGCAGGCGTGGACTACATTTCCACCTATCAGAAGCTGTTCGATTTTTCGGAACCCGGACAGCGGGTGATTTTGCTCTGCACCTCTGGCAACCTGGCCATTACCCAAGCCGTGGTGAATATGCTCAACCGCGACCTGAAACTGGGCGAGTGCGAGAGCTTCCACACACTGCCCACGCTGTATGATGCGGCCTGCTATGTGGGCGAAAAAATTCGACATATTCAGGAGCGAGAACGCCCTTGGCTGGAGCGCGACAAGATCGACTTTTCCTGCAACTGCCTGCTAGCAGGACAGTTTCAGGGCGAGCCGCCAGAGCTTTATCTCATCTATCGCCAGGGCAACTGCATCCAGGCCACGCCTGAAACCCCGTTTTTGCAAATTGGTGAAACGAAGTATGGCAAGCCGATTCTGGATCGCATCCTAAGCTACGACACCAGCGTAGAAGACGCGGCCAAGTGTGCGCTGCTGTCGATCGATTCCACTATGAAGTCGAATATTTCCGTCGGCCCGCCGATCGATTTGGTGATGTATCGGACAGATTCTTTTAAGGTTGGCGATCGCCTCCGGCTAGGGCAAGACGATCCCTATCTGGTAGAAATCCGCAAGCAGTGGGAGATTTCGCTGCGTCAGGCGTTTGACCAGATGCCGCCGATCGAGTGGATGG
- the puuE gene encoding allantoinase PuuE — MSTPYPRDLIGYGRHTPDPRWPNQARVAVQFVINYEEGGENCILHGDAASEAFLSEIVGASPLLGVRHMNMESIYEYGSRAGFWRLHRLFTQRQLPVTVYGIAMALERNPEAAAAMVEAGWEIASHGYRWIDYQYVSEEVEREHIQKAIAIQTQVTGSRPLGFYQGRMSPNTRRLVVEEGGFLYDADSYADDLPYWVHDYGRPHLVIPYTLDNNDMRFATAQGFNSGDQFFAYLRDAFDVLYAEGADAPKMMSIGLHCRLVGRPGRAAALARFLDYVMQHDRVWVCRRIDIARHWHEHHAPVSL, encoded by the coding sequence ATGTCTACCCCTTATCCCCGCGACCTGATCGGCTATGGCCGCCACACGCCCGATCCACGCTGGCCCAATCAGGCCCGTGTGGCGGTGCAGTTTGTAATTAATTACGAAGAGGGCGGCGAAAACTGCATTCTGCACGGCGATGCGGCATCGGAAGCGTTCTTATCAGAAATTGTGGGTGCGTCGCCGCTGCTGGGGGTGCGCCACATGAATATGGAATCGATTTATGAATATGGCAGTCGGGCGGGTTTTTGGCGGCTGCATCGGCTGTTTACCCAGCGGCAACTGCCTGTGACGGTCTATGGCATTGCAATGGCGCTGGAACGTAATCCAGAGGCAGCGGCGGCAATGGTGGAAGCTGGATGGGAAATTGCCAGCCACGGCTATCGATGGATCGACTATCAATATGTCAGCGAAGAGGTGGAGCGGGAACACATCCAAAAGGCGATCGCCATCCAGACCCAGGTCACAGGCAGCCGGCCCCTCGGCTTTTACCAGGGGCGCATGAGTCCTAACACGCGGCGACTGGTGGTGGAAGAGGGGGGCTTTCTCTACGATGCCGACAGCTATGCCGACGATTTGCCCTATTGGGTGCATGACTATGGTCGCCCCCACTTGGTGATTCCCTATACCCTCGACAACAACGACATGCGGTTTGCCACTGCCCAGGGTTTTAACTCTGGCGACCAGTTTTTTGCCTACCTGCGCGATGCCTTCGATGTGCTGTATGCCGAGGGAGCCGACGCGCCCAAGATGATGAGCATTGGCCTGCACTGTCGGCTGGTGGGCCGCCCTGGACGCGCCGCCGCCCTGGCCCGCTTCCTTGACTATGTGATGCAGCATGATCGGGTGTGGGTCTGTCGCCGGATTGATATTGCGCGGCACTGGCACGAGCATCATGCGCCCGTCTCTCTGTAA